In the genome of Terriglobia bacterium, the window GGTTTCTGCCCTTCACAGGTTGCTTCTTTCGAATTGGAGTCTTGACCTGAAAGCAAGAAATGTCTGGGCATTTAGGCGGGACGGATCGTACCGCAGCGCATTGTAAAGCATGGCGAGTTCAACTGCCACCGCGCGAATTCGCGCGTCACCGATCGACTGCGAAAACTCCATGGGTGTCTGGTTGGGGTGGCGATGGAATCCGCGGCGAGCGAGTGTCTTTAACCACTGTGAGAAGATCTCTGTGACCAGATGGGGTTGAGGCGACCGGACGAGCCGGCGGTGGCGTACCAGGCGCCATATCCCCCATGCCCCGAGGAGAATGAGCAGTCCGCCCCCTCCCCACAGAAACGATCGTCCCCCCCGCTCCCACAGGCGCGGTTGTCCGGAAAATGGTTGAGCCGAGAACAAGGCCGTACGCAAATAACTCGAGAAGGCCGTCGTCCAAGCCAACCAGATTTGTTCCATGGCGTTCTTGAAGGACAGGGCCTTGCCCTGGAGACCTTGAAACAGCGTGACCTGATGGAAGGCATCGTACCCCACAATCCAATTGATCCAGAACAACTCCAGGGCGTCGAGATAATGATTCAAGGTGATCCAGGCGGTGGATTGTACGGTCGGTGCCACCGCCGGGGTAGGATCGAACGCCACCCAGCCATATCCTGGAAAGAACACCTCCACCCAACTGTGGGCATCCGCCTGCCGGACAATAAAATCCCCTCCGATTGCATTGTATTCCCCGGTCTGAAAACCATTGACCACTCGAGAGGGGATTCCCAGGGTCCGCAATAGGATGGCCATCGAGGACGCGAAGTATTCACAGTGCCCTCGACGGGTCACGAACAAGAATTGGGCGATCGGATCGTCCTCTCGCACGGCAGGCAAATCCAGTGTGTATCCAAAATTCTCCCTCAAGTATCGTTCGACACTCCGGGCGCGATCGTAGTTGTTGGTGTCCCCCCGCGTCATCCTCATGGCCAAATCAGGAATTCGGGGGTCGATCGCCGGGAGAGCCAGATAATCTTCTCCAAAGTCCGGGGGATAATCCGTGCCCGCCTGACGGAGTGTTGTGGCCGGAGGGGGACCGATATCGGAGACGGCGTCATAACGGATGCGAGTGTACGGCTGGCGTATCATCACAAAAGAATCGCCCTTGTTCATCCGCACTTGCGCCTGGATCTGGATGGCCCGGGCCCGGGCTGCCGCAAACAGCACTTCGGTGGAGATCGGTTCCAGGAAGACCTGATAACGGACAAGGCGGTGAGGCGGTGGGATTTGCTCCGGAAGAACATGGTAGCTGGCGCTGGCGTCCCGCGACAATTTTCCCGGATCAATTTCAAGACTTCGGCGCCAGGAGTTTCCGATAAACCAGTTCAAGGCGATGCCTCGCCACTTCACCCCCTCGAATTGGCGCGGGTCGCCCTCCACCTTTACCCGCATCACAATCGACAGGTTCTTCTTTAGAGAGCCGACCGAACCGAACTGAACCGTGGTCGAGAACCCTGTCAGGGATTGCGTCGGGGAATTCAACCGGCTGAAAAAACCTGCTCCCACGCGAGGCAGAGCAAAGAAAAACAGGACGGCAGAGGCAACAATCCCGATGCTCAACGTGGCGGAGGCCGCAGCCAGGGCCCCGTACAAACGACGGGGTCTGATGGGGGCTGCAACCAGGCGGGCAGCCCCGTCGTCGGCCTTCCGGGGGGCCCCGGCGCTCAGTTCCTGCTGGGAACGTTTGATTTCGAAGCTGGTCAGGGTGGATATGACCAGCGTCAAAAAGGCTAGGAAGGCCACGAAAAACGATGCATTGATGGTCATGGCGGCCGCGGCCAACAATTCCATGAAGGCAATTCCGATCAAGTAGAAATAATCCTTGTCCTTCTTCTCGGAGAAGAACTTCAGAATCTGAATGAAGATGAGAAGGTGGATGGCAGCTTCCACGAAAGACCGGGAGAGCCACGCCATATCCAGGAGAAAGACCGCGATGTAGACCTTGGAAAAGAGGGAGACGCGCTCAGCCGGCAGGTGGAAGGATCGTCGTTTCAGACCGAGATACAAATAGACCGAGTACGCCAGCGAAAAGACCAGGATTGAGGGAAAGTCCACTCGGCCCGTCGACGCCAGGGTGAAGAAGCCGACCGCGAGCAGGAGGTTCACAGAGGTTTGGAAATAGACATCTGCGCGCGATTTCATTTTGAATTAAGTCCGAACAGACATCCGGCTGGACGGTAAAGGTGCAGCAGTGTGGTTCGGGAGAGCGCTCGCCCATCGGGGCGCCTCTACAAGGCGTTCACAAATCTCAGATAGTCACGCACCTTCTTCATGTCTTCCCACACCTCGCGCTTCTTGTCAGGCCAGCGCAAGCAGTACGCAGGGTGAAAAGTCGCCATCAGCTTGATTCCGTTGTAATCCAACCACTGACCTCGTATCTGCGTGATCCCCGTCTTGATTTTGAGCAAGGTCTGCATGGCGGGGGAACCCAGACATACAATTACCTTGGGCCGGACCGATTGGATCTGCCGGCTCAAGAAAGGCTCGCAGGAGTCGATTTCATCCCGCTCAGGAGCGCGGTTCTCCGGAGGACGACACTTGATGACATTGCAGATGTATACATCCTCGCGCTTGAGACTGATGGCTTCAATGATCTTCGTCAGCAGTTGACCCGCGCGTCCGACGAAGGGCAGTCCCTGTTCATCTTCATCAGCGCCTGGCGCCTCTCCCACAAACATCAGTGCGGCCCGGGGGTGCCCGGTGCCGAACACAATATGCTTCCGGAGCGGCGCCAGCTTGCATCGCTGGCAGTCGCCGAGATCGGAGCGGATTTCATCAAGTGTTTCTTGCCGGGTTGAGGGTTCAACCGGCGAGAACAGGGAACCGGTTTGGGGAGGGGGAACCGAGCTGGCAAACATCGCGGAGGATGCCGGCTGCGGATCAGAGGCGCTCGGCGAGGGAACCGGTGTGGCGCCCCGATCGGGCTCAGCCTCCCGCGGCACATCGCCTCTGGGTCTGTGGATCCGATCCGCGCTGAGTTCGCTGATCCCGATCTCCCTCAAATAATCGAGGATGTCTTGGATGGACTTCGATGGGTTCAATGGAGTAAGTAAATGCAGCTCCCGGATGTCTATCGGGACAGCGACCCTGGGTCATCGCTTCCGCAACTGAATAACCTCGTCGAGGATCTTGCCGGCCACTTTGGCCTTCGCCATGAGGGGGACATCTCTCACTGAACCATCCGGACGCAACAACTGAACATGGTTCGTGTCGACGTCGAAACCGGCGCCCACCTCGTTCAAGTCGTTGGCGACGAGAAGGTCCAGGTTTTTCGATTTCAATTTCTGCTTTGCCCCCTCCAGGGACATACCTGTCTCGGCCGCGAACCCGACCAGGAATTTTCCGTTCTTCGACCGGCCGAGAGAGGCCAGAATATCCTCCGTCGGCTCCACTTCAATGGCAGCAGGCAGTTCTTCTTTTTTGATCTTTGAAGCGC includes:
- a CDS encoding DUF3488 and transglutaminase-like domain-containing protein: MKSRADVYFQTSVNLLLAVGFFTLASTGRVDFPSILVFSLAYSVYLYLGLKRRSFHLPAERVSLFSKVYIAVFLLDMAWLSRSFVEAAIHLLIFIQILKFFSEKKDKDYFYLIGIAFMELLAAAAMTINASFFVAFLAFLTLVISTLTSFEIKRSQQELSAGAPRKADDGAARLVAAPIRPRRLYGALAAASATLSIGIVASAVLFFFALPRVGAGFFSRLNSPTQSLTGFSTTVQFGSVGSLKKNLSIVMRVKVEGDPRQFEGVKWRGIALNWFIGNSWRRSLEIDPGKLSRDASASYHVLPEQIPPPHRLVRYQVFLEPISTEVLFAAARARAIQIQAQVRMNKGDSFVMIRQPYTRIRYDAVSDIGPPPATTLRQAGTDYPPDFGEDYLALPAIDPRIPDLAMRMTRGDTNNYDRARSVERYLRENFGYTLDLPAVREDDPIAQFLFVTRRGHCEYFASSMAILLRTLGIPSRVVNGFQTGEYNAIGGDFIVRQADAHSWVEVFFPGYGWVAFDPTPAVAPTVQSTAWITLNHYLDALELFWINWIVGYDAFHQVTLFQGLQGKALSFKNAMEQIWLAWTTAFSSYLRTALFSAQPFSGQPRLWERGGRSFLWGGGGLLILLGAWGIWRLVRHRRLVRSPQPHLVTEIFSQWLKTLARRGFHRHPNQTPMEFSQSIGDARIRAVAVELAMLYNALRYDPSRLNAQTFLAFRSRLQFERSNL
- a CDS encoding uracil-DNA glycosylase — encoded protein: MFASSVPPPQTGSLFSPVEPSTRQETLDEIRSDLGDCQRCKLAPLRKHIVFGTGHPRAALMFVGEAPGADEDEQGLPFVGRAGQLLTKIIEAISLKREDVYICNVIKCRPPENRAPERDEIDSCEPFLSRQIQSVRPKVIVCLGSPAMQTLLKIKTGITQIRGQWLDYNGIKLMATFHPAYCLRWPDKKREVWEDMKKVRDYLRFVNAL